A single region of the Pseudomonas sp. B21-023 genome encodes:
- a CDS encoding sigma 54-interacting transcriptional regulator, whose translation MTFHTPFGQPLLTFPELDKSPLSIRAKALVFVDPRSQALRQALERLAPQPLPVLIRGETGTGKELLARQIHRASDRGGLFVSVNCAAISPTYADAELFGYSAGSQGGTASSRAGWFGSANGGTLYLDEIADLPLAIQGKLLAALENREVIRVGATQPQAVDVRLVAASSIDLALAVRAGRFNERLYHYLHEGELELPALRDRVGDILPLAEYFVGIYSVRLDRPVPLISEAAQQALEAHAWPGNTRELENVIHFALLVSDGEEILPAHLDLPDTAPLASLARQLMQLGGSREADTLAELRDLLGAALARLGKSSP comes from the coding sequence ATGACATTTCACACACCATTCGGTCAGCCGCTGCTGACCTTCCCCGAACTGGACAAGAGCCCACTGAGCATCCGCGCCAAGGCGCTGGTGTTCGTCGATCCGCGCTCCCAGGCGCTGCGCCAGGCCCTGGAGCGGCTGGCTCCACAACCGTTGCCGGTGCTGATCCGCGGCGAGACCGGCACCGGCAAGGAGCTGCTGGCCCGGCAGATTCATCGCGCCAGTGATCGAGGCGGGCTGTTCGTATCGGTCAACTGCGCGGCCATCAGCCCGACCTATGCCGATGCCGAGCTGTTCGGCTACAGCGCCGGTAGCCAGGGCGGTACTGCCAGCAGTCGCGCCGGATGGTTCGGTTCGGCCAATGGCGGCACGTTGTATCTGGACGAGATCGCCGACCTGCCCCTGGCGATCCAGGGCAAGCTGTTGGCCGCCCTGGAGAATCGCGAGGTGATCCGGGTCGGCGCCACGCAACCGCAGGCGGTCGATGTGCGGCTGGTGGCCGCGTCCAGCATCGACCTGGCGCTGGCAGTGCGCGCGGGGCGTTTCAACGAGCGGCTCTACCATTACCTGCACGAAGGTGAGCTGGAGTTGCCGGCGCTGCGTGATCGGGTCGGCGATATCCTGCCGTTGGCCGAGTACTTCGTGGGGATCTACAGCGTGCGCCTGGATCGGCCGGTTCCCCTCATCAGCGAGGCCGCCCAGCAGGCGCTCGAAGCGCATGCTTGGCCGGGCAATACCCGCGAGCTGGAGAACGTCATTCACTTCGCCCTGCTGGTCAGCGATGGCGAGGAAATCCTCCCCGCGCATCTCGACCTGCCCGATACCGCTCCCCTCGCCAGCCTGGCCCGCCAGCTCATGCAGCTAGGCGGCAGTCGAGAGGCGGATACCTTGGCCGAACTGCGCGATCTGCTCGGCGCGGCGCTGGCACGACTGGGGAAAAGCTCGCCGTAG
- a CDS encoding MetQ/NlpA family ABC transporter substrate-binding protein, giving the protein MKKTLLTTALAAALSFAGLANAAEKLVVAATPVPHAEILELIKPTLAKEGVDLEIKVFTDYVQPNVQVDQKRLDANYFQTLPYLKNFNEGKGTHLETVIGVHVEPFGGYSKKVKSLAELKDGATVAIPNEGSNSGRALLLLQKAGLITLKDPKNALATPKDIAENPKKLKFKELESAMLPRVLDQVDLDMINTNYALEAGLNPAKDALVIEGSDSPYVNFLVARPDNKDSAAIQKLAKALTSPEVKAFIEKKYSGAVLPAF; this is encoded by the coding sequence ATGAAAAAGACCCTGCTGACCACCGCCCTGGCCGCCGCACTGTCGTTCGCGGGCCTCGCCAACGCCGCCGAGAAACTGGTGGTGGCCGCCACGCCCGTGCCGCATGCCGAAATCCTCGAACTGATCAAGCCGACCCTGGCCAAGGAAGGCGTGGACCTGGAGATCAAGGTCTTCACCGACTACGTCCAGCCCAATGTGCAGGTCGACCAGAAGCGCCTGGACGCCAACTACTTCCAGACCCTGCCGTACCTGAAGAACTTCAACGAAGGCAAGGGCACCCACCTGGAGACCGTGATCGGCGTGCACGTCGAACCGTTCGGTGGCTACTCGAAGAAGGTCAAGAGCCTGGCCGAGCTGAAGGACGGCGCGACCGTGGCCATCCCCAACGAGGGGAGCAACAGTGGCCGTGCCCTGCTGCTGCTGCAGAAGGCCGGGCTGATTACCCTGAAGGATCCGAAGAACGCCCTGGCCACGCCGAAGGATATCGCCGAGAACCCGAAGAAGCTCAAGTTCAAGGAGCTTGAATCGGCCATGCTCCCGCGTGTGCTGGATCAGGTCGACCTGGACATGATCAACACCAACTATGCGCTTGAAGCCGGCCTGAACCCGGCCAAGGACGCCCTGGTGATCGAAGGTAGCGATTCGCCGTACGTGAACTTCCTGGTTGCCCGCCCGGACAACAAGGACAGCGCGGCCATCCAGAAGCTGGCCAAGGCGCTGACCAGCCCGGAAGTGAAGGCATTCATCGAGAAGAAGTACAGCGGCGCGGTACTGCCAGCGTTCTGA
- a CDS encoding amino acid ABC transporter permease produces the protein MSFDTAFMLSTLPAFFKAVGVTLQVGAIAIVTSLLVALLNATILVLRTPYLWRLVKGYVELARNTPLLIQLFFVYFALPSLGVKVSGFAAAIITLTFMGGAYLTEVLRAGVEAVPRAQLESGRSIGLSEGQLLRHVILPQAGILSLPALFANFVFLLKETTVVSAVAVPEILYTTKNYIALYYKTYEMLAVLTLLCVLIFLPLSLLLRYLERRLQHGQFGH, from the coding sequence ATGAGCTTCGACACTGCTTTCATGCTTAGCACACTGCCGGCCTTCTTCAAGGCCGTTGGCGTGACCCTGCAAGTCGGGGCGATCGCAATCGTCACCTCGTTGCTGGTGGCGCTGCTCAATGCGACGATCCTGGTGTTGCGCACGCCGTACCTGTGGCGCCTGGTCAAGGGCTATGTGGAGCTGGCGCGCAACACACCGTTGCTGATCCAGCTGTTCTTCGTCTACTTCGCCTTGCCGAGCCTGGGGGTGAAGGTATCCGGCTTCGCCGCCGCGATCATCACCCTGACGTTCATGGGCGGCGCCTACCTCACCGAGGTACTGCGCGCCGGGGTCGAGGCGGTGCCGCGGGCGCAACTGGAGTCCGGGCGCTCCATCGGGCTTTCCGAGGGCCAGCTGCTGCGCCATGTGATCCTGCCCCAGGCCGGCATCCTCAGCCTGCCGGCACTGTTCGCCAATTTCGTCTTCCTGCTCAAGGAAACCACCGTGGTTTCGGCGGTGGCGGTGCCGGAGATTCTCTACACCACCAAGAACTACATCGCCCTGTACTACAAGACCTACGAAATGCTCGCCGTGCTGACCCTGCTCTGCGTGCTGATCTTCCTGCCGCTGTCGCTGCTGCTGCGCTACCTGGAACGGAGGCTGCAACATGGCCAGTTCGGGCATTGA
- a CDS encoding amino acid ABC transporter permease: MASSGIELLLVSLPQLATGAGQTLAISALGILFATLGGVLYGVLATLGSRWLNILLQVYLELFRAIPVLVWLYLVFFGLPIFFGVSIPSFWCAVLVLGLWGASEVGEVVRGALQSLPRGQREAGLSIGLGGWQLYAYVLLPQALKRMTPPTINIYTRIIKTSSLAVLIGVVEVIKAGQQIIERTYESVLIYGALFLFFFLVCYPLSAASRVLERRWAHA; encoded by the coding sequence ATGGCCAGTTCGGGCATTGAGCTGCTGCTGGTTTCGCTGCCGCAACTGGCCACGGGCGCCGGGCAGACCCTGGCGATCTCGGCCCTGGGCATCCTGTTCGCCACCTTGGGCGGCGTGCTCTACGGCGTGCTGGCGACCCTCGGCAGCCGTTGGCTGAACATCCTGCTGCAGGTGTACCTGGAACTGTTCCGGGCGATTCCGGTGCTGGTCTGGCTGTACCTGGTGTTCTTCGGCTTGCCGATCTTCTTCGGCGTGAGCATCCCCAGCTTCTGGTGCGCGGTGCTGGTGCTGGGCCTGTGGGGCGCCAGCGAGGTCGGCGAGGTGGTGCGCGGCGCCTTGCAGTCGCTGCCACGCGGGCAGCGCGAGGCGGGGTTGTCTATCGGCCTGGGCGGCTGGCAGCTGTATGCCTATGTGCTGCTGCCTCAGGCGCTCAAGCGCATGACCCCGCCGACCATCAATATCTACACGCGGATCATCAAGACCAGCTCGCTGGCGGTGCTGATCGGCGTGGTCGAAGTGATCAAGGCGGGGCAGCAGATCATCGAACGTACCTACGAGTCGGTGCTGATCTACGGCGCGCTGTTCCTGTTCTTCTTTCTTGTCTGCTATCCGCTGTCAGCCGCCTCCCGCGTGCTGGAGCGGCGCTGGGCCCACGCATGA
- a CDS encoding amino acid ABC transporter ATP-binding protein, with translation MNPLIEFQGFNKFFGQHQVLADIDLKVEAGEVVVILGPSGCGKSTLLRCLNGLEEAQGGSLRLDGQELLGPDTDWRQVRQRVGMVFQSYHLFGHMSVIDNLLLGPLKVQKRERHEAQAQAEALLARVGLLDKRDAFPRQLSGGQQQRIAIVRSLCMNPQVMLFDEVTAALDPEMVKEVLQVIQGLAREGMTLLIVTHEMAFARAVADRIVFMEAGRILEQNHPERFFTQPQTARAQQFLEKFSFVESLPKTLSKPLHKELS, from the coding sequence ATGAATCCATTGATCGAATTCCAAGGCTTCAACAAGTTCTTCGGCCAGCACCAGGTGCTTGCAGACATCGACCTCAAGGTCGAGGCCGGCGAGGTGGTGGTGATCCTCGGCCCCAGCGGCTGCGGCAAGAGCACCCTGCTGCGCTGCCTCAACGGCCTGGAAGAGGCCCAGGGCGGCAGCCTGCGCCTCGACGGCCAGGAGCTGCTCGGCCCCGACACCGACTGGCGCCAGGTGCGCCAGCGGGTCGGCATGGTGTTCCAGAGCTACCACCTGTTCGGCCACATGAGCGTGATCGACAACTTGCTGCTGGGGCCGCTGAAGGTGCAGAAGCGCGAACGCCACGAGGCCCAGGCCCAGGCCGAGGCTCTGCTGGCCCGGGTAGGGCTGCTGGACAAGCGTGACGCGTTCCCGCGCCAGCTCTCCGGTGGCCAGCAACAACGCATCGCCATTGTCCGTTCGTTGTGCATGAACCCACAGGTGATGCTCTTCGATGAGGTCACCGCGGCCCTCGACCCGGAGATGGTCAAGGAGGTGCTGCAGGTGATCCAAGGTCTGGCCCGCGAAGGCATGACCCTGCTCATCGTCACCCACGAAATGGCCTTCGCCCGCGCGGTGGCCGACCGCATCGTGTTCATGGAGGCCGGCAGGATCCTTGAACAGAACCACCCTGAGCGCTTCTTCACTCAACCGCAGACCGCACGCGCGCAGCAGTTCCTGGAGAAATTCTCGTTCGTCGAAAGCCTGCCCAAGACACTGTCTAAGCCACTGCACAAGGAACTGTCATGA
- a CDS encoding transporter substrate-binding domain-containing protein: MKTAPFAKLLAPLLGLALLAGCNKSEDPAKPAAASPASSYLETIKARDKLIVGVFTDKPPFGFVDESGRYVGFDTDIGRRFAKDLLGDENKVEFVAVEPASRIPFLQSDKVDLILANMTVTPERKEAVDFTNPNLRVAVQAIVADGSPVQKLDDLADKTIIVTTGTTADIWLTKTHPDWKLLKFEKNTESLAALANGRGDAYAQDNLILFSWAKQNPGYRVLPQLLGDEAPIAPAVKKGNTELRDWVNAELAKLGEEKFLLKLYDQYVRKELSDDTKPESVIVEGGNWQG, encoded by the coding sequence ATGAAGACTGCCCCGTTCGCCAAACTGCTCGCGCCATTGCTGGGCCTGGCCCTGCTGGCCGGCTGCAACAAATCCGAAGACCCGGCCAAGCCTGCCGCCGCCTCGCCGGCCAGTAGCTACCTGGAAACCATCAAGGCCCGTGACAAGCTGATCGTCGGCGTGTTCACCGACAAGCCACCGTTCGGCTTCGTCGATGAAAGCGGCCGCTACGTGGGCTTCGACACCGACATCGGCCGTCGCTTCGCCAAGGACCTGCTGGGCGACGAGAACAAGGTCGAGTTCGTCGCGGTCGAGCCTGCCAGCCGCATCCCGTTCCTGCAGAGCGACAAGGTCGACCTTATCCTCGCCAACATGACCGTCACTCCGGAACGCAAGGAGGCCGTGGACTTCACCAACCCCAACCTGCGCGTGGCGGTGCAGGCCATCGTCGCCGACGGCAGTCCGGTGCAAAAGCTCGACGACCTGGCCGACAAGACCATCATCGTCACCACCGGCACCACCGCCGACATCTGGCTGACCAAGACCCACCCGGACTGGAAACTGCTCAAGTTCGAGAAGAACACCGAGTCGCTGGCCGCGCTGGCCAACGGTCGGGGTGATGCCTATGCCCAGGACAACCTGATCCTGTTTAGCTGGGCCAAGCAGAACCCGGGCTACCGCGTGCTGCCACAGCTGTTGGGTGACGAAGCACCGATCGCCCCGGCGGTGAAGAAGGGCAATACCGAGTTGCGCGATTGGGTGAACGCCGAACTGGCCAAGCTCGGCGAGGAGAAGTTCCTGCTCAAGCTGTACGACCAGTACGTGCGCAAGGAGCTGAGCGACGACACCAAGCCTGAGAGCGTGATCGTCGAGGGCGGCAACTGGCAGGGCTGA
- a CDS encoding alpha/beta fold hydrolase: protein MQKHFIEIDGARMSYVDQGQGFPVLLGHSYLWSSAMWQPQIDALSRYFRVIVPELWGHGDSAAPPASTVDMAALARQHLALLDALDIQKCHLVGLSVGGMWGAQLAVDHPERVDRLVLMDTYLGAEPEATRLKYFGLLDAASKAGAFIDPLLDVVVPIFFHAGGETVPDVREQFRAGLKASTSKTIRESLDPMGRVIFGRPDLLARLGELPGERTIVLCGDQDIPRPPAESAEMAQLIGCLAAQIPFAGHISSLENPQVVNDFLLNWLPRNC from the coding sequence ATGCAGAAACACTTCATCGAGATCGACGGAGCACGCATGAGCTATGTCGACCAGGGCCAGGGCTTCCCAGTGCTGCTGGGACACAGCTACCTGTGGTCGTCCGCCATGTGGCAACCGCAGATCGACGCCCTGTCACGGTACTTCCGGGTCATCGTGCCTGAGCTGTGGGGCCACGGCGATTCCGCAGCCCCGCCCGCCAGTACCGTCGACATGGCCGCCCTGGCTCGCCAGCACCTGGCGTTGCTCGATGCCCTGGATATCCAGAAGTGCCACCTGGTCGGGTTGTCGGTTGGCGGCATGTGGGGCGCGCAGTTGGCCGTCGACCACCCTGAACGAGTCGACCGCCTGGTGCTGATGGACACCTACCTGGGCGCGGAGCCCGAGGCAACGCGGCTGAAGTATTTCGGTTTGCTGGATGCGGCAAGCAAGGCGGGAGCCTTTATCGATCCGTTGCTGGACGTCGTGGTGCCGATCTTCTTTCATGCCGGAGGGGAAACCGTGCCTGACGTGCGCGAGCAGTTCCGCGCCGGGCTGAAGGCGAGCACTTCCAAGACCATCCGCGAAAGCCTCGACCCCATGGGCCGGGTAATTTTCGGGCGGCCAGACCTGCTGGCGCGACTCGGTGAGCTGCCGGGAGAGCGGACCATCGTGCTCTGTGGCGACCAGGACATCCCAAGGCCACCGGCGGAGTCCGCCGAGATGGCGCAGCTGATTGGATGCCTGGCGGCACAGATTCCATTCGCCGGGCATATCTCCAGCCTGGAGAATCCGCAGGTGGTGAATGATTTCCTGTTGAACTGGTTACCGCGCAATTGCTGA
- a CDS encoding penicillin acylase family protein — MKRSLTLLAVVIAVAAAGGGYWYVQGKQPQRDGEAAINGLQAPVSVRFDARGVPHLQAQNEQDLYRALGYVQAQDRLFQMEIMRRLARGELAEVLGEKLLPTDTLFRSLRIRDQAALMVQRQDRQSPAWQALQAYLDGINQWQASHPKPMEFDLLGITPRPFTAEDTLSIAGYLAYSFAAAFRTDPALTYIRDQLGPEYLKIFDLDWQPDGAVATPLAAADWHSLEQLARLSHEALGDAGIPQFEGSNAWAVAGSHTRSGRPLLAGDPHISFAVPAIWYEAELSAPDFNLYGYFQALNPFALLGHNRDFGWSLTMFQNDDVDLIAEQTNPQDPEQVMVDGRWQTLEKTEQKIAVKDAQPASITLRRSPHGPIVNSVLGDTAGPTPIAMWWAFLETENPILEGFYQINRADTLDKMREAASKIQAPGLNLVWANARGDIGWWAAARLPIRPEGVNPAFILDGGSGQAAKPGFYPFSANPQQENPASGYIVSANYQPPGAMPVPGYYNLADRGRQLDRLLRDPDIKWDTQNSQALQLDTSTDYGPRTLAPLLGTLRNVAQGDEEKELVEQLAAWRGDYPLDSTSATLFNQFLYELAFAALHDELGDTWFPVLISTRAIDAALPRLAGDPQSPWWNLRGSNEHTDRNAIVRLAWQRSLKHLRATFGKDPASWQWGKAHTLTHNHPLGVKKPLNLLFNVGPYAAPGTHEVPNNLSAKIGPAPWPVTYGPSTRRLIDFADAGAALTINPVGQSGVPFDRHYGDQAEDYIEGRYHKARMGVIPAQSTLRLEPR, encoded by the coding sequence ATGAAGCGCAGCCTGACCTTGCTGGCGGTGGTGATCGCCGTGGCCGCCGCGGGCGGCGGTTACTGGTACGTGCAGGGCAAGCAGCCCCAGCGTGATGGCGAAGCGGCCATCAACGGCTTGCAGGCGCCGGTCAGCGTGCGCTTCGATGCCCGTGGCGTGCCGCACCTGCAGGCGCAGAACGAGCAGGACCTGTACCGCGCCCTGGGCTACGTACAAGCCCAGGACCGTCTGTTCCAGATGGAGATCATGCGCCGTCTGGCTCGCGGCGAGCTGGCCGAGGTGCTGGGCGAGAAGTTGCTGCCCACCGATACCCTGTTCCGCAGCCTGCGCATTCGCGATCAGGCGGCCTTGATGGTGCAACGCCAGGACCGCCAGTCACCGGCCTGGCAAGCGCTGCAGGCCTACCTGGACGGCATCAACCAGTGGCAGGCCAGCCACCCCAAGCCGATGGAGTTCGACCTGCTCGGCATCACGCCGCGCCCCTTCACCGCCGAGGACACCCTGAGCATTGCCGGCTACCTCGCCTACAGCTTCGCCGCCGCGTTCCGCACCGACCCGGCGCTGACCTACATTCGCGATCAGCTCGGCCCCGAGTACCTGAAGATCTTCGACCTCGACTGGCAGCCCGACGGCGCCGTGGCCACGCCGTTGGCCGCCGCCGACTGGCACAGCCTGGAGCAGTTGGCGCGGCTCAGTCACGAGGCCCTGGGCGATGCCGGCATTCCGCAGTTCGAGGGCAGCAACGCCTGGGCCGTGGCCGGCAGCCATACCCGCAGCGGCCGGCCACTGCTGGCGGGTGACCCGCACATCAGCTTCGCGGTGCCGGCGATCTGGTACGAAGCCGAGCTGTCGGCACCAGACTTCAACCTGTATGGCTACTTCCAGGCGCTCAACCCGTTCGCCCTGCTCGGCCACAACCGCGACTTCGGTTGGAGCCTGACCATGTTCCAGAACGACGACGTCGACCTGATCGCGGAACAGACCAACCCGCAGGACCCCGAGCAAGTGATGGTCGATGGCCGCTGGCAGACACTTGAAAAGACCGAGCAGAAAATCGCGGTCAAGGATGCGCAGCCGGCCAGCATCACCTTGCGCCGATCGCCCCACGGTCCGATCGTCAACAGCGTGCTCGGCGACACCGCCGGCCCGACGCCCATCGCCATGTGGTGGGCCTTCCTGGAAACCGAGAACCCGATACTCGAGGGTTTCTACCAGATCAACCGCGCCGACACCCTGGACAAGATGCGCGAGGCGGCAAGCAAGATCCAGGCGCCGGGGTTGAACCTGGTGTGGGCCAATGCCCGTGGCGACATCGGCTGGTGGGCAGCGGCGCGCCTGCCGATCCGCCCGGAGGGCGTCAATCCGGCGTTCATCCTCGACGGCGGCAGCGGCCAGGCCGCCAAGCCGGGGTTCTACCCGTTCAGTGCCAATCCACAGCAGGAGAACCCGGCCAGCGGCTATATCGTCTCGGCCAATTACCAGCCACCCGGCGCGATGCCCGTGCCCGGCTATTACAACCTGGCCGACCGGGGGCGCCAGCTCGATCGCCTGTTACGCGACCCGGACATCAAGTGGGACACCCAGAACAGCCAGGCCTTGCAACTGGACACCAGCACCGACTATGGCCCGCGTACCCTGGCACCGCTGCTCGGCACCTTGCGCAACGTCGCCCAGGGCGACGAAGAGAAGGAACTGGTCGAGCAACTGGCGGCCTGGCGCGGCGACTACCCGCTGGACTCCACCAGCGCCACGCTGTTCAACCAGTTCCTCTACGAGCTGGCGTTCGCCGCCCTGCACGACGAACTGGGCGACACCTGGTTCCCGGTGCTGATCAGCACCCGTGCCATCGACGCCGCGCTGCCTCGCCTGGCTGGCGACCCTCAATCGCCGTGGTGGAATCTGCGTGGTAGCAATGAACACACCGATCGCAACGCCATCGTGCGCCTGGCCTGGCAGCGCAGCCTCAAGCACCTGCGCGCGACCTTCGGCAAGGATCCGGCCAGCTGGCAGTGGGGCAAGGCCCATACCCTCACGCACAACCATCCGCTGGGCGTGAAGAAGCCGCTGAACCTGTTGTTCAATGTCGGGCCCTACGCCGCGCCCGGGACCCATGAAGTACCGAACAACCTGTCGGCGAAGATCGGCCCGGCGCCCTGGCCGGTCACCTACGGGCCATCCACCCGCCGCCTGATCGACTTCGCCGACGCCGGCGCCGCGCTGACCATCAACCCGGTCGGGCAGAGTGGCGTGCCATTCGACCGGCACTATGGCGACCAGGCCGAGGACTACATCGAGGGGCGCTATCACAAGGCGCGGATGGGGGTGATTCCGGCGCAAAGCACGCTGCGGCTGGAGCCCAGATAG
- a CDS encoding sugar O-acetyltransferase — translation MSLSEKQKMLAGQLYHAGCPELQAEQAANRHWMHRYNGSVEQPNEARHDLLKAHFANVGEGVVIRPPFHCDYGYNISVGANTFMNFNCVILDVLPVRIGADCQIAPAVQIYTADHPLDPALRRSGLESGRPVIIGDNVWIGGGAIILPGVTIGDNAVVGAGSVVTRDVPAGAVVVGNPARVRQSIQGQ, via the coding sequence ATGTCCCTCAGCGAAAAACAGAAAATGCTGGCAGGCCAGCTCTACCATGCCGGCTGCCCCGAGCTGCAAGCCGAGCAGGCGGCCAACCGGCACTGGATGCACCGCTACAACGGCAGCGTCGAGCAACCCAACGAGGCGCGCCATGATTTGTTGAAGGCGCATTTCGCCAACGTGGGTGAAGGCGTGGTGATCCGTCCGCCGTTCCACTGCGACTACGGCTACAACATCAGCGTGGGCGCCAACACCTTCATGAACTTCAACTGCGTGATCCTCGACGTGCTGCCGGTGCGCATCGGCGCCGACTGCCAGATCGCCCCGGCGGTGCAGATCTATACCGCCGACCACCCGCTGGACCCGGCGCTGCGCCGCAGCGGCCTGGAAAGCGGGCGGCCGGTGATCATTGGCGACAATGTCTGGATCGGCGGCGGGGCGATCATCCTGCCGGGGGTGACCATCGGTGATAACGCCGTGGTCGGCGCCGGCAGCGTGGTGACCCGGGATGTGCCGGCCGGGGCGGTGGTGGTGGGTAATCCGGCGCGGGTGCGTCAATCGATCCAGGGGCAATAG
- a CDS encoding DUF6436 domain-containing protein, with product MAKQLLIFLALLLCAATAWWAYDSFQSRYLRPFDNQATFFDGSQLRLPAELAGPGPIRVVHFWDPACPCNVGNQQHLGELVEHFAPLGVSFHVVQKPGSHGQLPANLGTLKPLASLPGSEHLPASPAVAIWDHDGNLAYFGPYSEGAVCNSSNSFIEPILKALAQGRRVQASNTLAVGCYCPWID from the coding sequence ATGGCGAAGCAACTTCTGATATTCCTTGCCCTGCTGCTCTGCGCTGCCACCGCCTGGTGGGCCTACGACAGCTTCCAGTCCCGCTACCTGCGTCCGTTCGACAACCAGGCCACCTTCTTCGACGGCAGCCAACTGCGCCTCCCAGCCGAGCTGGCCGGCCCGGGCCCGATCCGCGTGGTGCACTTCTGGGACCCGGCCTGCCCGTGCAATGTCGGCAACCAGCAGCACCTGGGCGAGCTGGTCGAGCACTTCGCGCCGCTCGGGGTCAGTTTCCATGTCGTGCAAAAGCCTGGCAGCCATGGCCAACTGCCGGCCAACCTGGGAACACTGAAGCCCCTGGCCAGCCTGCCCGGCAGCGAGCACCTGCCCGCCAGCCCCGCCGTGGCGATCTGGGACCACGACGGCAACCTCGCCTACTTCGGCCCCTACAGCGAAGGCGCGGTGTGCAACTCGAGCAACAGTTTCATCGAGCCGATCCTCAAGGCGCTGGCACAAGGGCGTCGGGTGCAGGCCTCGAATACCCTGGCGGTCGGCTGCTATTGCCCCTGGATCGATTGA
- a CDS encoding alpha/beta hydrolase produces the protein MPASFHPDLLRASLSPLADRHLLSTQGQAYQGFYGLGLSAHSWLGGFQVAGFDLVGQVWLPERPQATLFLLHGYYDHMGLYRHVIEWALGRGYAVIGCDLPGHGLSSGERASIDDFSIYQQVLEALFEQARLLDLPRPWHLCGQSTGGAIVVDHLLHQGESSPVDGEAILLAPLVRPRAWRWSKLSYCVLRHFVNGIERRFSENTNDPAFLPFLEADPLQPRRLPTAWVGALMKWVRRIEAAPRSTRRPLIVQGEADGTVDWPYNLKVLKAKFAEPQILMLPEARHHLANELPGIRQRYFEFIGQRLD, from the coding sequence ATGCCCGCCAGTTTCCACCCCGACCTGCTGCGCGCCAGCCTGTCGCCCCTTGCCGATCGCCACCTGCTGTCCACCCAGGGCCAGGCCTACCAGGGCTTCTACGGCCTGGGCCTGTCCGCACACAGTTGGCTGGGCGGCTTCCAGGTGGCAGGCTTCGACTTGGTCGGCCAGGTCTGGCTGCCCGAACGGCCACAGGCGACGTTGTTCCTGTTGCATGGCTACTACGATCACATGGGGCTATACCGTCATGTGATCGAATGGGCCCTGGGGCGCGGCTACGCCGTGATCGGCTGCGATCTGCCAGGTCATGGTCTGTCCAGTGGCGAACGGGCCAGCATCGATGATTTCAGCATCTACCAGCAGGTGCTCGAGGCGTTGTTCGAACAGGCCCGCCTGCTTGACCTGCCACGGCCCTGGCATCTCTGTGGCCAAAGCACCGGTGGGGCGATCGTGGTCGACCATCTGTTGCACCAGGGCGAAAGCAGCCCTGTCGACGGCGAGGCAATCCTGTTGGCCCCCCTGGTGCGCCCGCGCGCTTGGCGCTGGTCGAAGCTGAGCTATTGCGTGCTGCGCCACTTCGTCAATGGCATCGAGCGGCGCTTCAGCGAAAACACCAACGACCCGGCCTTCCTGCCTTTTCTCGAAGCTGACCCGCTACAGCCACGGCGCCTGCCGACCGCCTGGGTCGGTGCGCTGATGAAGTGGGTCCGGCGCATCGAAGCCGCTCCCCGGAGTACGCGGCGGCCGCTGATCGTGCAGGGCGAGGCGGACGGTACGGTAGATTGGCCGTACAACCTCAAGGTGCTCAAGGCCAAGTTCGCAGAGCCGCAGATCCTCATGCTGCCTGAGGCACGGCACCACCTGGCCAACGAGCTGCCTGGCATCCGCCAGCGCTACTTCGAGTTCATCGGCCAGCGCCTGGACTGA